In Vanrija pseudolonga chromosome 4, complete sequence, a single window of DNA contains:
- the SPAC1F7.11c_3 gene encoding putative transcriptional regulatory protein, translating to MSAPSAPSGASVAANPSGSGSAVSTARVGVGIQPAPAGSNGAGAAGNAAAGAAAADKKRKAPPTAGGGQARPKEARTGSATEDESGAPSPTASVATAPAAPRPREAKRTRVHFSCVECHRRKQKCDRKEPCSQCVARRVPHLCRPFLNGVEDPNANSDVHARLATIEGMLTRLVSAIPQALSTRPLVEGSSPDVLSIATQGEDVFHPQSAPPTSTQPEPPRQVYPHKPPPSGLFPANLSTTTPVGRSGFGWGLREGRMISLSVEDNADLREVLATLRESGITKNHLEWLISGVPGRRMADGLVELYFRWTRYKMNRPQFERRYQIFFDSIGRNPTSPKIDADTLKWLPLMFIVLAIAALSAPTEIVPADEQQAWSRRFYGSAKSGLEYAKALQRDNLEVLYAGVLASRYMLLTRRPAEGSTPLTTAFQLGLYRDGTVLNLSDKREVEVRRRAWAMLYHLDRTISLLVGRPASISDAHTDARPPANLDDEEIESGDFDPAGHPMTQPTVYTYVIVRHRLAEIMGRIAYHTFTIQLPDYQTVLALDKELLAWRDSLPSFLAMQNADTSLDATHSYLFVQRHLLACEWYYTRITLNRPYLLRRKPQDGRYAYSRNAAIESATADLLSRRDFMMEKGDLVINSGGYRVLNSYMVLGVTIKLDPDSPQADELRHLLSVVSGRARDEQGRLSEPIVKEELAIVEFLTAKSTTKNNSSPANGTAANGQARGDTTDENTPVDLLLGLAKTNSGRRAAEEEKRQLRLQQLREREEQRQAQRRTAQGGPNAAKNVSASPWGYVAPQMPGIDVHQPFGPANNGNRQSRLPRPLQPPGTANRQEGTSDSASIGSTGHGWSPENPFSFTENRASPGFGGPGANNTLIPSPHAAFSGANAANNTNQQLANISPYQDMSLSLPTDQLAGLTQQNANDIFAAAAPPPEFGTAVDVNFDFSNLTIPQQGMDMHFNPFAIQQTGDEGSGSEPGHDDETTFLNFILTKFANSSAGEAM from the exons aTGTCTGCGCCGTCTGCACCGTCTGGcgcgtccgtcgccgccaaccccTCGGGGAGTGgcagcgccgtgtcgactgctcgcgtcggcgtcggaatccagcccgcgccggctggctcgaacggcgccggcgcagcgggcaACGCGGCAGCaggagccgccgccgccgacaagaaGCGCAAAGCGCCGCCAACAGCAGGTGGGGGACAGGCCCGACCGAAAGAGGCTCGCACGGGCTCTGCGACAGAGGACGAATCGGGCGCGCCATCGCCCACGGCATCTGTTGCTACagcgcccgcggcgccgcgacccCGCGAGGCAAAGCGCACGCGCGTGCACTTTTCGTGCGTCGAATGCCATCGGCGTAAACAAAAGTGCGATCGCAAGGAGCCGTGCTCGCAATGCGTCGCCAGGAGGGTACCCCATCTGTGCCGCCCGTTCTtgaacggcgtcgaggacccCAACGC GAATTCGGATGTCCACGCCCGTCTCGCGACCATCGAGGGCATGCTCACACGACTCGTGTCCGCGATCCCACAAGCACTGTCAACAAGGCCGCTAGTCGAGGGATCCAGCCCGGACGTGTTGTCAATAGCGACACAGGGCGAGGATGTGTTCCACCCACAGTCTGCGCCACCCACATCGACTCAGCCCGAACCTCCACGACAGGTCTACCCCCACAAGCCACCTCCCTCTGGCCTCTTCCCCGCAAATCTGTCCACCACGACACCCGTGGGCCGCTCAGGATTCGGTTGGGGCCTCCGAGAGGGGCGCATGATCTCGCTCAGCGTCGAAGACAatgccgacctgcgcgaaGTCCTCGCCACCCTGCGAGAAAGCGGTATCACCAAGAACCATCTCGAGTGGCTCATCTCTGGCGTACCTGGCAGACGCATGGcagacggcctcgtcgagctctaCTTTCG CTGGACCCGATACAAGATGAACCGCCCGCAGTTTGAGCGACGTTACCAGATCTTCTTCGACTCGATCGGACGGAATCCCACAAGTCCAAAGATCGACGCCGATACACTAAAATGGCTGCCCTTGATGTTCATTGTG TTGGCCATTGCCGCTCTGTCCGCGCCGACAGAGATTGTGCCTGCGGATGAGCAGCAGGCCTGGTCGCGAAGATTCTACGGCTCGGCAAAGAGTGGCCTCGAGTACGCCAAGGCGTTACAACGCGACAACCTGGAGGTGCTGTACGCCGGTGTACTGGCGTCGCGCTACAT GCTCCTTACTCGCCGACCGGCAGagggctcgacgccgctcaCAACCGCGTTCCAGCTCGGTCTCTACCGTGACGGCACCGTTCTCAACCTCTCGGACAAGCGCGAAGTCGAGGTCCGACGACGTGCATGGGCGATGCTCTACCACCTCGACCGCACCATCTCGCTCCTGGTCGGCCGACCCGCATCCATCTCGGATGCGCACACTGACGCGCGGCCGCCCGCCAacctggacgacgaggagattgagaGCGGCGACTTTGACCCAGCTGGCCACCCCATGACGCAGCCAACAGTCTACACCTATGTCATTGTTCG ccaccgcctcgccgagatcATGGGCCGTATCGCGTACCACACATTCACCATCCAGCTGCCCGACTACCAGAcggtcctcgcgctcgacaaggagctgctcgcgTGGCGCGACAGCCTTCCGTCGTTCCTCGCCATGCAGAACGCCGACACGAGCCTTGATGCCACCCACTCGTACCTCTTTGTCCAGCGCCATCTGCTCGCGTGCGAATGGTACTACACGCGTATCACGCTCAACCGACCCTACTTGCTGCGTCGAAAGCCGCAGGACGGACGTTACGCGTACTCACGCAACGCGGCCATcgagtcggcgacggccgacctGCTGAGCAGACGCGACTTCATGATGGAGAAGGGCGACCTGGTCATCAACTCGGGTGGCTACCGTGTCCTCAACTCGTACATGGTGCTTGGTGTCACCATCAAAC TCGATCCCGATTCGCCCCAGGCCGACGAGTTGAGACATCTGCTGAGCGTCGTCTCTGGCCGCGCCCGGGACGAACAAGGTCGTCTCTCGGAGCCCAttgtcaaggaggagctcgcgaTTGTCGAATTCCTCACCGCCAAGAGCACCACCAAGAACAACTCGTCACCCGCAAATGGAACGGCTGCCAACGGTCAAGCGCGTGGAGACACTACCGACGAGAACACCCCCGTCGACTTGTTGCTTGGACTCGCAAAGACCAACTctggacgacgcgctgccGAGGAAGAAAAGCGCCAGCTCcggctgcagcagctccgCGAACGCGAGGAGCAGAGACAGGCCCAGCGGAGAACTGCTCAGGGTGGACCCAACGCGGCCAAGAATGTCAGCGCCTCCCCATGGGGTTATGTGGCTCCCCAGATGCCCGGCATCGACGTCCACCAGCCATTTGGCCCCGCCAACAATGGAAACCGCCAGTCGCGCCTCCCCAGGCCTCTCCAGCCCCCAGGAACTGCAAACAGGCAAGAAGGGAcgagcgactcggcgtccATCGGCTCGACGGGCCACGGCTGGTCGCCCGAAAATCCCTTCAGCTTTACCGAGAACCGCGCGTCGCCCGGCTTTGGTGGACCAGGAGCCAACAACACGCTCATCCCCAGCCCGCACGCCGCGTTCAGTGGCGCGAATGCCGCCAACAATACCAACCAGCAGCTGGCCAACATCTCGCCGTACCAGGAcatgtcgctgtcgctgccgaccGACCAGCTTGCCGGCCTGACACAGCAAAACGCCAACGACATCTtcgcggctgctgcgccgccacccgAGTTTGGcacggccgtcgacgtcaaCTTTGACTTTTCCAACCTCACCATCCCGCAGCAGGGCATGGACATGCACTTCAACCCGTTCGCGATTCAGCAGACGGGTGATGAGGG CAGCGGTTCAGAACCTGGCCACGATGACGAGACCACTTTCCT
- the AFG2_1 gene encoding AAA family ATPase AFG2 produces MSLATLQVVPLDAEASGSDALPQRRNRRAHLAPELLRAHKLAAGDWLLVRSRLGGEATPKPLGWIVAQIWPRVGLEEDSIGLSPSQIANLGEGDVEVYRFPTASSKGVLKLVTVKEVESKNKASADESGVKREAGWRRAAVKEALNSVKYVAPGYKVTVGDGSSVFVVTDIQVSTKAAPPSADGVAKDLGALSLKDFGPVYEVEWRSKVAFEDEAGDDKAGDKGVTASGFKSTATTAAIPSYINIFAPSESASSSYNQLGGLGPQIKQVKALLDLPLNNPELFSRFGLTPPRGLLLHGPPGTGKTALARAIASSTPGCSCIVVNGPELSSAFHGETEERIRGVFEEARKRSPCIIVLDEVDALVPRRDGGEGGEVERRVVAMLLTLMDGMGSSSANERVIVIAATNRPNSIDPALRRPGRFDREIEIGIPDAVGRRHILDIMLAKMPHSLTPEEVDAIAARTHGYVGADLGSLVRESASAAIQRWYDNPAGADAPLLTYADVLHTLPTIRPSAMREVFVETPAVRWTDIAGQNEVKQKLRECVEWPLTHRDTFDRLGVEAPRGVLLYGPPGCSKTLTAKALATESGINFIAVKGPELLNKYVGESERAVREIFRKARAASPSIVFFDEIDALGSARDGGEGGHGGVLTSLLNEMDGIEQLSGVTVVAATNRPDVLDAALTRPGRLDRILYVGAPDRETRKEIFRIRFASMAVEPGVDVDELGRITEGCSGAEVASICQDAALATMNENLEAPYVTREHLLHSARTVRRRITPDMIRFFERWRDQSGIRISLLHDMHLEAQRVAVQADGGAVRLADVQRDERGVVVRHHGVLRLAHELVGETEAAVWPQDRDGRDVARGLVGGLFLPAAASARSSSTHAHAHLGKDVPHDPAARVDSDIRQLGPSERVVEVWLTTALTVLEGVVLRQVEQVGILHAEEVLDLASAHSRANKLTVACLMSIVGFCCCGGYLEATRPTLLARPTSTLGSTSRRDKSLHVSFAA; encoded by the exons ATGTCCCTCGCGACGCTCCAAGTCGtgcccctcgacgccgaggccagcggcTCTGACGCCCTCCCGCAGCGCCGGAACCGCCGCGCACACCTCGCCCCTGAGCTTCTCCGCGCGCAcaagctcgcggcgggcgactgGCTTCTCGTCCGTTcgcgtctcggcggcgaggcaaCCCCCAAGCCGCTTGGGTGGATCGTTGCGCAGATCTGGCCGCGTGTCGGCCTTGAAGAGGATT CGATTGGCCTCTCGCCGTCACAGATCGCCAACCTCGGAGaaggcgacgtcgaggtgtACCGCTTCcccacggcgtcgagcaagGGCGTGCTCAAGCTGGTTACCGTTAAAGAGGTGGAATCGAAGAATAAGGCATCGGCCGATGAGAGCGGCGTGAAGCGCGAGGCTgggtggcgccgcgcggccgtcAAGGAGGCTTTGA ACTCGGTCAAGTACGTTGCTCCTGGTTACAAGGTGACGGTTGGCGACGGCAGCTCTGTCTTCGTCGTCACCGACATCCAGGTCTCGACcaaggcggcgccgccctcagccgacggcgtggccaAGGACCTCGGCGCACTGTCGCTCAAGGACTTTGGCCCCGTATACGAGGTCGAGTGGCGCAGCAAGGTGGCATTTGAGGATGAGGCTGGTGATGACAAGGCGGGTGACAAGGGTGTGACTGCGAGTGGATTCAAG tccaccgccaccactgccgccaTCCCCTCCTACATCAACATCTTCGCCCCTTCCGAGTCCGCTTCGTCCTCCTACAACCAGCTCGGTGGCCTCGGCCCCCAGATCAAGCAGGTCAAGGCACTCCTTGACCTGCCGTTGAACAACCCCGAGTTGTTTAGCCGCTTCGGTCTGACTCCGCCGCGCGGTCTCCTGCTCCACGGACCTCCGGGAACGGGTAAgacggcgctcgctcgggccatcgcctcgtcgacgccaggATGCTCGTGCATCGTAGTTAATGGTCCTGAGCTGTCGTCTGCGTTCCACGGCGAGACGGAAGAGCGTATTCGCGGCGTGTTTGAGGAAGCGCGCAAGCGCAGCCCGTGCATcatcgtgctcgacgaggtcgacgcgctcgtgcccCGCCGTGACGGCGGTGAAggtggcgaggtcgagcgccgtgtcgtcgccatgCTCCTCACCCTCATGGACGGCATGGGCTCATCGAGTGCCAACGAGcgcgtcatcgtcatcgcgGCCACCAATCGGCCCAACAGTATCGACccggcgctgcgccgtcccGGACGCTTCGATCGCGAGATTGAGATTGGTATCCCTGACGCTGTGGGTCGGCGCCACATCCTCGACATCATGCTCGCCAAGATGCCGCACTCTCTCACTCCCGAGGAAGTCGACGCAATCGCGGCCAGGACGCACGGCTATGTCGGCGCCGATCTTGGCTCGCTGGTGCGCGAGTCGGCATCGGCCGCCATTCAACGCTGGTACGATAACCCTGCAGGCGCCGACGCTCCGCTTCTCACctacgccgacgtgctccaCACTTTGCCGACTATCCGGCCTTCGGCCATGCGCGAGGTGTTTGTGGAGACACCCGCGGTCCGCTGGACCGACATTGCCGGCCAGAACGAGGTCAAGCAAAAGCTGCGTGAGTGCGTCGAGTGGCCCCTCACGCACCGGGACACGttcgaccgcctcggcgtggaagCGCCACGCGGTGTGCTCCTCTACGGCCCGCCAGGTTGTTCCAAGACCCTCACTGCCAAGGCCCTCGCCACGGAGAGCGGTATCAACTTTATCGCTGTCAAGGGCCCGGAGCTGCTCAACAAGTACGTCGGCGAGTCGGAGCGCGCTGTGCGTGAGATCTTCCGCAAGGCGCGCGCTGCCTCGCCGTCCATCGTCTTCTTTGACGAGATTGACGCACTCGGCTCGGCCCGGGAcggcggagaaggaggccacGGGGGCGTGCTCACGTCGCTCCTCAACGAGATGGACGGCATCGAGCAGCTGTCGGGTGTGACCGTCGTGGCCGCCACCAACCGgcccgacgtgctcgacgcggcgctgactcgtcccggccgcctcgaccggATCCTGTACGTAGGTGCGCCGGACCGCGAGACACGCAAGGAGATTTTCCGTATACGCTTTGCCTCGATGGCCGTCGAGCCGggcgtcgatgtcgacgagctcggccgcatcACCGAGGGTTGCTCgggtgccgaggtcgctTCCATCTGCCaggacgcggcgctggcgaccATGAACGAGAACCTCGAGGCGCCGTACGTGACCCGCGAGCACCTCCTCCACTCGGCGCGTACCGTCCGCCGGCGCATCACGCCAGACATGATCCGGTTCTTTGAGCGCTGGCGCGACCAGTCGGGCATCCGGA TATCCCTTCTCCATGACATGCACCTCGAAGCCCAGCGTGTCGCGGTACAGGCTGATGGCGGCGCGGTTCGACTTGCGGACGTGCAGCGTGATGAACGCGGCGTTGTAGTGCGCCACCATGGCGTCCTGCGCCTGGCGCATGAGCTTGTTGGCgagaccgaggcggcggtaTGGCCGCAGGACAGAGATGGACGTGACGTGGCCCGAGGGCTCGTCGGAGGGCTCTTCCtccctgcggcggcgtcagctcgtTCTTCTAGTACCCATGCCCACGCACATCTTGGCAAGGATGTACCCCACGATCCGGCCGCTCGGGTCGACAGCGACATACGACAGCTCGGGCCAAGTGAGCGCGTGGTAGAGGtctgg CTTACAACAGCACTCACAGTACTTGAAGGTGTAGTTCTCCGGCAGGTTGAGCAGGTTGGCATTCTgcatgccgaggaggtcctcgatctggcgtcagctcacTCTCGTGCGAATAAGCTCACCGTCGCTTGTCTAATGTCCATTGTGGGCttttgttgttgtggtggaTACTTGGAAGCAACTCGACCAACATTACTCGCTCGACCAACTTCGACACTCGGTTCAACATCTCGGCGTGATAAGTCGTTACACGTGTCATTTGCCGCATGA
- the AFG2_1 gene encoding AAA family ATPase AFG2, with amino-acid sequence MSLATLQVVPLDAEASGSDALPQRRNRRAHLAPELLRAHKLAAGDWLLVRSRLGGEATPKPLGWIVAQIWPRVGLEEDSIGLSPSQIANLGEGDVEVYRFPTASSKGVLKLVTVKEVESKNKASADESGVKREAGWRRAAVKEALRLNLTPDSVKYVAPGYKVTVGDGSSVFVVTDIQVSTKAAPPSADGVAKDLGALSLKDFGPVYEVEWRSKVAFEDEAGDDKAGDKGVTASGFKSTATTAAIPSYINIFAPSESASSSYNQLGGLGPQIKQVKALLDLPLNNPELFSRFGLTPPRGLLLHGPPGTGKTALARAIASSTPGCSCIVVNGPELSSAFHGETEERIRGVFEEARKRSPCIIVLDEVDALVPRRDGGEGGEVERRVVAMLLTLMDGMGSSSANERVIVIAATNRPNSIDPALRRPGRFDREIEIGIPDAVGRRHILDIMLAKMPHSLTPEEVDAIAARTHGYVGADLGSLVRESASAAIQRWYDNPAGADAPLLTYADVLHTLPTIRPSAMREVFVETPAVRWTDIAGQNEVKQKLRECVEWPLTHRDTFDRLGVEAPRGVLLYGPPGCSKTLTAKALATESGINFIAVKGPELLNKYVGESERAVREIFRKARAASPSIVFFDEIDALGSARDGGEGGHGGVLTSLLNEMDGIEQLSGVTVVAATNRPDVLDAALTRPGRLDRILYVGAPDRETRKEIFRIRFASMAVEPGVDVDELGRITEGCSGAEVASICQDAALATMNENLEAPYVTREHLLHSARTVRRRITPDMIRFFERWRDQSGIRISLLHDMHLEAQRVAVQADGGAVRLADVQRDERGVVVRHHGVLRLAHELVGETEAAVWPQDRDGRDVARGLVGGLFLPAAASARSSSTHAHAHLGKDVPHDPAARVDSDIRQLGPSERVVEVWLTTALTVLEGVVLRQVEQVGILHAEEVLDLASAHSRANKLTVACLMSIVGFCCCGGYLEATRPTLLARPTSTLGSTSRRDKSLHVSFAA; translated from the exons ATGTCCCTCGCGACGCTCCAAGTCGtgcccctcgacgccgaggccagcggcTCTGACGCCCTCCCGCAGCGCCGGAACCGCCGCGCACACCTCGCCCCTGAGCTTCTCCGCGCGCAcaagctcgcggcgggcgactgGCTTCTCGTCCGTTcgcgtctcggcggcgaggcaaCCCCCAAGCCGCTTGGGTGGATCGTTGCGCAGATCTGGCCGCGTGTCGGCCTTGAAGAGGATT CGATTGGCCTCTCGCCGTCACAGATCGCCAACCTCGGAGaaggcgacgtcgaggtgtACCGCTTCcccacggcgtcgagcaagGGCGTGCTCAAGCTGGTTACCGTTAAAGAGGTGGAATCGAAGAATAAGGCATCGGCCGATGAGAGCGGCGTGAAGCGCGAGGCTgggtggcgccgcgcggccgtcAAGGAGGCTTTGA GACTAAACCTGACGCCAGACTCGGTCAAGTACGTTGCTCCTGGTTACAAGGTGACGGTTGGCGACGGCAGCTCTGTCTTCGTCGTCACCGACATCCAGGTCTCGACcaaggcggcgccgccctcagccgacggcgtggccaAGGACCTCGGCGCACTGTCGCTCAAGGACTTTGGCCCCGTATACGAGGTCGAGTGGCGCAGCAAGGTGGCATTTGAGGATGAGGCTGGTGATGACAAGGCGGGTGACAAGGGTGTGACTGCGAGTGGATTCAAG tccaccgccaccactgccgccaTCCCCTCCTACATCAACATCTTCGCCCCTTCCGAGTCCGCTTCGTCCTCCTACAACCAGCTCGGTGGCCTCGGCCCCCAGATCAAGCAGGTCAAGGCACTCCTTGACCTGCCGTTGAACAACCCCGAGTTGTTTAGCCGCTTCGGTCTGACTCCGCCGCGCGGTCTCCTGCTCCACGGACCTCCGGGAACGGGTAAgacggcgctcgctcgggccatcgcctcgtcgacgccaggATGCTCGTGCATCGTAGTTAATGGTCCTGAGCTGTCGTCTGCGTTCCACGGCGAGACGGAAGAGCGTATTCGCGGCGTGTTTGAGGAAGCGCGCAAGCGCAGCCCGTGCATcatcgtgctcgacgaggtcgacgcgctcgtgcccCGCCGTGACGGCGGTGAAggtggcgaggtcgagcgccgtgtcgtcgccatgCTCCTCACCCTCATGGACGGCATGGGCTCATCGAGTGCCAACGAGcgcgtcatcgtcatcgcgGCCACCAATCGGCCCAACAGTATCGACccggcgctgcgccgtcccGGACGCTTCGATCGCGAGATTGAGATTGGTATCCCTGACGCTGTGGGTCGGCGCCACATCCTCGACATCATGCTCGCCAAGATGCCGCACTCTCTCACTCCCGAGGAAGTCGACGCAATCGCGGCCAGGACGCACGGCTATGTCGGCGCCGATCTTGGCTCGCTGGTGCGCGAGTCGGCATCGGCCGCCATTCAACGCTGGTACGATAACCCTGCAGGCGCCGACGCTCCGCTTCTCACctacgccgacgtgctccaCACTTTGCCGACTATCCGGCCTTCGGCCATGCGCGAGGTGTTTGTGGAGACACCCGCGGTCCGCTGGACCGACATTGCCGGCCAGAACGAGGTCAAGCAAAAGCTGCGTGAGTGCGTCGAGTGGCCCCTCACGCACCGGGACACGttcgaccgcctcggcgtggaagCGCCACGCGGTGTGCTCCTCTACGGCCCGCCAGGTTGTTCCAAGACCCTCACTGCCAAGGCCCTCGCCACGGAGAGCGGTATCAACTTTATCGCTGTCAAGGGCCCGGAGCTGCTCAACAAGTACGTCGGCGAGTCGGAGCGCGCTGTGCGTGAGATCTTCCGCAAGGCGCGCGCTGCCTCGCCGTCCATCGTCTTCTTTGACGAGATTGACGCACTCGGCTCGGCCCGGGAcggcggagaaggaggccacGGGGGCGTGCTCACGTCGCTCCTCAACGAGATGGACGGCATCGAGCAGCTGTCGGGTGTGACCGTCGTGGCCGCCACCAACCGgcccgacgtgctcgacgcggcgctgactcgtcccggccgcctcgaccggATCCTGTACGTAGGTGCGCCGGACCGCGAGACACGCAAGGAGATTTTCCGTATACGCTTTGCCTCGATGGCCGTCGAGCCGggcgtcgatgtcgacgagctcggccgcatcACCGAGGGTTGCTCgggtgccgaggtcgctTCCATCTGCCaggacgcggcgctggcgaccATGAACGAGAACCTCGAGGCGCCGTACGTGACCCGCGAGCACCTCCTCCACTCGGCGCGTACCGTCCGCCGGCGCATCACGCCAGACATGATCCGGTTCTTTGAGCGCTGGCGCGACCAGTCGGGCATCCGGA TATCCCTTCTCCATGACATGCACCTCGAAGCCCAGCGTGTCGCGGTACAGGCTGATGGCGGCGCGGTTCGACTTGCGGACGTGCAGCGTGATGAACGCGGCGTTGTAGTGCGCCACCATGGCGTCCTGCGCCTGGCGCATGAGCTTGTTGGCgagaccgaggcggcggtaTGGCCGCAGGACAGAGATGGACGTGACGTGGCCCGAGGGCTCGTCGGAGGGCTCTTCCtccctgcggcggcgtcagctcgtTCTTCTAGTACCCATGCCCACGCACATCTTGGCAAGGATGTACCCCACGATCCGGCCGCTCGGGTCGACAGCGACATACGACAGCTCGGGCCAAGTGAGCGCGTGGTAGAGGtctgg CTTACAACAGCACTCACAGTACTTGAAGGTGTAGTTCTCCGGCAGGTTGAGCAGGTTGGCATTCTgcatgccgaggaggtcctcgatctggcgtcagctcacTCTCGTGCGAATAAGCTCACCGTCGCTTGTCTAATGTCCATTGTGGGCttttgttgttgtggtggaTACTTGGAAGCAACTCGACCAACATTACTCGCTCGACCAACTTCGACACTCGGTTCAACATCTCGGCGTGATAAGTCGTTACACGTGTCATTTGCCGCATGA
- the ard1 gene encoding N-terminal acetyltransferase A complex catalytic subunit ard1, whose product MDIRQATIEDLLGMQNANLLNLPENYTFKYYLYHALTWPELSYVAVDPSGRIVGYILAKMEEEPSDEPSGHVTSISVLRPYRRLGLANKLMRQAQDAMVAHYNAAFITLHVRKSNRAAISLYRDTLGFEVHVMEKGYYADGEDAYGMRFLFPKKEAA is encoded by the exons ATGGACATTAGACAAGCGACG atcgaggacctcctcggcatgcAGAATGCCAACCTGCTCAACCTGCCGGAGAACTACACCTTCAAGTACT aCCTCTACCACGCGCTCACTTGGCCCGAGCTGTCGTATGTCGCTGTCGACCCGAGCGGCCGGATCGTGGGGTACATCCTTGCCAAGAT ggaGGAAGAGCCCTCCGACGAGCCCTCGGGCCACGTCACGTCCATCTCTGTCCTGCGGCCAtaccgccgcctcggtctcGCCAACAAGCTCATGCGCCAGGCGCAGGACGCCATGGTGGCGCACTACAACGCCGCGTTCATCACGCTGCACGTCCGCAAGTCGAACCGCGCCGCCATCAGCCTGTACCGCGACACGCTGGGCTTCGAGGTGCATGTCATGGAGAAGGGATACtatgccgacggcgaggacgcgtaCGGCATGCGCTTCCTCTTCCccaagaaggaggcggcGTGA